A portion of the Flavobacterium limnophilum genome contains these proteins:
- a CDS encoding hybrid sensor histidine kinase/response regulator has translation MILKKKNSKWFDDILISPILFIVAFSLFFSVILFLSYNNVKKQQLGAISNLSKDLSAKIELKLKGNLDYINLLANERANGYLSEDTFQTKLKDYLINHPEYINITWIDSNYVIKTVAPLKGNSDIIGLPIELPEPKRASRLARLTRKAVYTKPFEAIQSNSSFEIWIPVFNKNKFLGLFSGVYSTKGILKSCFSDLDDKQIRISLVDEHSKVLGSFSESYSTLEGDVVVVPLVSLDNGMRIKVEMINKNVFGWRIIIFVSLIVVLVLSFAYSLYKISIENRLRKEAQSVLEKNESILKKQNMEYASLNQEYEIQNKILKISKEKAEQSDRLKTAFLANMSHEIRTPMNGLLGFSELLKKPNLTGEEQQQYVKNIEKSGIRMLNILNDIIDISKIKSGLMEVDIEEFDVNEKMDCIYNLFKPEAEFKNLDFLVKKGMSCDEVIIHTDRLKVNSILSNLVKNAIKYCDKGSVEVGYERKGNFLEFYVKDTGIGIPIDRQKAVFKRFIQADIQDRAARQGAGLGLSIAKAYVKILGGKIWVESQPEKGSTFYFTLPMIANQEEKKVAINEIATNKEVIRVENLKTLIAEDDKISELFISKAMKMFGKEIITVQNGKDAVEFYRDNQDIDLILMDIGMPIMDGYEATRQIRKFDEHVIIIAQTAYGLANDREKALQAGCDDYISKPINKDELYGLINKYFLVSTIET, from the coding sequence ATGATTTTAAAAAAAAAAAATTCGAAATGGTTTGATGATATTTTAATTAGTCCAATACTTTTTATTGTTGCTTTTTCCTTATTTTTTAGTGTTATCTTGTTTCTGTCCTACAATAATGTAAAAAAACAACAATTAGGCGCTATATCAAACTTGTCAAAGGATCTATCTGCCAAGATTGAACTAAAGTTAAAAGGAAATCTTGATTATATAAATCTTCTAGCAAATGAAAGAGCAAATGGATATCTTTCCGAAGATACTTTTCAAACTAAATTAAAGGATTATTTAATTAACCACCCCGAATATATCAATATCACTTGGATTGATTCTAATTATGTTATTAAGACAGTAGCACCTCTTAAAGGAAATTCGGACATCATTGGGTTACCCATCGAATTACCCGAGCCTAAACGAGCTTCACGGTTGGCTAGATTAACAAGGAAGGCGGTATATACAAAACCTTTTGAAGCGATACAATCTAATTCCTCTTTTGAGATTTGGATTCCCGTATTTAATAAAAATAAATTTTTAGGATTATTTTCAGGGGTTTATTCTACTAAAGGAATACTGAAAAGTTGTTTTTCTGATTTGGATGATAAACAAATACGTATTAGTTTAGTAGATGAACACTCAAAAGTTCTAGGTTCATTTTCGGAATCATACAGCACATTAGAAGGTGATGTAGTAGTAGTTCCGCTGGTTTCACTTGATAACGGAATGCGAATTAAGGTTGAAATGATTAATAAAAACGTGTTTGGGTGGAGAATAATAATCTTTGTTTCTTTAATTGTTGTTCTTGTATTAAGTTTTGCTTACAGTTTATATAAAATTTCAATTGAAAATAGATTAAGAAAAGAGGCGCAAAGTGTACTTGAGAAAAATGAAAGCATTCTTAAAAAGCAAAATATGGAATATGCTTCTCTTAACCAAGAATATGAAATTCAAAATAAAATTCTTAAAATTTCTAAAGAAAAAGCAGAACAAAGTGACAGATTAAAAACAGCTTTTTTGGCCAATATGAGCCATGAAATTAGGACGCCAATGAATGGGCTTTTGGGATTTTCAGAATTATTGAAAAAACCAAATCTTACTGGAGAAGAACAACAACAGTATGTTAAAAATATTGAGAAAAGTGGTATTCGAATGCTCAATATTTTGAATGATATAATTGATATTTCCAAAATTAAATCTGGATTGATGGAGGTTGATATTGAGGAGTTTGACGTAAACGAAAAAATGGACTGTATATACAATCTATTTAAACCTGAAGCAGAGTTTAAAAATCTGGATTTTTTAGTCAAGAAAGGGATGTCCTGCGATGAAGTCATTATTCATACAGACAGGTTAAAAGTTAACAGCATTCTTTCTAATTTAGTCAAGAATGCCATAAAATATTGTGATAAAGGTTCTGTTGAAGTTGGATATGAAAGAAAGGGCAATTTCTTGGAATTTTACGTAAAAGACACTGGTATAGGGATTCCGATTGATCGGCAAAAAGCTGTATTTAAAAGATTTATTCAAGCAGATATTCAAGATAGGGCCGCACGACAAGGAGCAGGATTAGGATTGTCCATTGCAAAAGCATACGTAAAAATATTAGGCGGCAAGATTTGGGTTGAAAGTCAGCCAGAAAAAGGGTCTACATTTTATTTTACACTTCCGATGATAGCGAATCAAGAAGAAAAAAAAGTTGCAATCAACGAAATCGCGACTAATAAAGAAGTGATTCGGGTTGAAAATTTGAAAACATTGATAGCTGAAGATGATAAAATATCAGAATTGTTTATTTCAAAAGCAATGAAGATGTTTGGTAAAGAAATTATAACAGTGCAAAACGGAAAAGATGCTGTTGAATTTTATCGCGACAATCAAGACATTGATTTGATATTGATGGATATTGGCATGCCTATAATGGATGGATATGAAGCTACTCGACAAATTCGTAAATTCGATGAACATGTGATTATTATTGCTCAAACTGCTTATGGGCTGGCAAATGACAGAGAAAAGGCGTTACAGGCTGGTTGTGATGATTACATCTCAAAACCTATTAACAAGGATGAATTATATGGCTTGATAAATAAATATTTTTTAGTATCCACTATTGAAACATAA
- a CDS encoding ABC transporter ATP-binding protein, translated as MDKNLIKLLPYTKPYKSHIVWNVIYNILYALFSTISMLTLLPMLEVLFGKTKLIEKAPVYEGIGSIMRFGKEYLYYQISELTKGSGPQFALLLVVVLVISTFLLKNLFNYLASYHIMHLKNGVLRDLRKTMFDKIIELPISYYSEKRKGDVMARMLGDVNEVQNSFFSILELVVKEPLTIVFALVTMYIISAKLTLFVLIFIPISGFIISKIGKNLKAKSLKAQGESGFLISIVEESLGGLKVVKSYNAENTFKNRFNDSITRLLKLSNSIGNKNNLASPLSEFMGITTIATLLWYGGNLVLVDKTLDGSAFIVYLTLAYNILTPAKAISKASYSVKNGLAAAQRVFEVLEVENEITSKENAIEKNSFDSKISIQNINFKYEEETVLKNFSLEVNKGQTVALVGQSGSGKSTIANLLTRFYDVNEGTIAIDSVNIKDMDLQSLRGLMGLVTQDSILFNDTIKANISLGKLNATDDEIIEALKIANAYEFVKDLPLGIYTNIGDSGNKLSGGQKQRLSIARAVLKNPPIMILDEATSALDTESEKFVQVALENMMQNRTSIVIAHRLSTIQKADKIVVMQKGEIVEQGTHDELIALNGTYNKLVTMQSFE; from the coding sequence ATGGATAAAAACTTAATAAAACTATTACCCTATACAAAACCTTATAAATCGCATATCGTTTGGAATGTGATTTATAATATTTTGTATGCCTTGTTCAGCACTATTTCGATGCTGACTTTATTACCAATGCTCGAAGTGCTTTTTGGCAAAACCAAACTAATCGAAAAAGCTCCTGTTTATGAAGGAATAGGAAGCATAATGCGTTTTGGAAAAGAATATTTGTATTATCAAATTTCAGAATTAACAAAAGGAAGTGGCCCTCAATTTGCATTGTTATTAGTGGTAGTTTTGGTAATTTCTACTTTTTTATTAAAAAACTTGTTCAATTATCTAGCCTCCTATCACATTATGCACCTCAAAAATGGCGTGTTGCGTGATTTGAGAAAAACGATGTTTGACAAAATAATCGAATTGCCCATTTCCTATTATTCCGAAAAAAGAAAAGGAGACGTGATGGCTCGAATGCTTGGAGATGTCAACGAAGTTCAGAACTCCTTTTTTTCTATTTTGGAATTAGTCGTAAAAGAGCCTTTAACTATCGTTTTTGCTCTCGTTACTATGTACATCATTAGTGCAAAACTGACCCTATTTGTTTTAATCTTTATACCCATTTCGGGATTTATAATTTCAAAAATCGGAAAAAATTTAAAGGCAAAATCTTTAAAAGCACAGGGTGAAAGCGGTTTTCTTATCTCGATTGTGGAAGAAAGCTTGGGCGGTTTGAAAGTAGTAAAAAGCTATAATGCCGAAAACACTTTCAAAAACAGATTTAACGATTCCATCACACGATTGCTAAAATTATCCAACAGCATCGGAAACAAAAACAATTTGGCATCGCCATTAAGCGAGTTTATGGGAATTACGACAATTGCTACCTTGCTTTGGTACGGAGGAAATTTGGTTTTGGTCGACAAAACCTTGGACGGTTCAGCGTTTATTGTTTACCTGACTTTGGCATATAACATTCTTACGCCTGCAAAAGCGATTTCTAAAGCTTCGTATTCGGTCAAAAATGGTTTGGCAGCTGCCCAAAGAGTTTTTGAAGTTTTGGAAGTTGAAAACGAAATCACTTCAAAAGAAAATGCGATTGAGAAAAATTCATTTGATTCAAAAATTTCCATCCAAAACATCAATTTCAAATACGAAGAGGAAACTGTTTTGAAGAATTTTTCACTTGAAGTAAATAAAGGACAAACCGTGGCACTTGTTGGTCAATCAGGAAGTGGAAAAAGTACGATTGCTAATTTATTGACTCGTTTTTATGATGTGAATGAAGGAACAATTGCCATTGATTCCGTCAATATTAAAGACATGGATTTGCAGTCACTTCGTGGTTTGATGGGCTTGGTAACACAAGATAGCATATTATTTAACGACACTATAAAAGCCAATATTTCGCTTGGAAAACTAAACGCAACCGATGACGAAATTATCGAAGCCTTAAAAATTGCCAACGCTTATGAGTTTGTAAAAGATTTACCACTTGGAATTTACACGAACATCGGCGACAGCGGAAACAAACTTTCGGGTGGACAAAAACAACGTTTGTCTATTGCTCGTGCAGTTTTGAAAAATCCTCCGATAATGATTTTGGACGAAGCTACTTCAGCTTTGGATACCGAAAGCGAAAAATTCGTGCAAGTTGCCTTGGAAAACATGATGCAAAACAGGACTTCCATCGTGATTGCACACCGTCTTTCTACCATTCAAAAAGCGGACAAGATTGTGGTAATGCAAAAAGGAGAAATTGTGGAACAAGGAACCCATGACGAGCTAATTGCGCTAAACGGAACATATAACAAATTAGTAACAATGCAGTCGTTTGAATAA
- a CDS encoding PDDEXK nuclease domain-containing protein: MNELDTNDAPKLLNSIIGLIDQTRHVVAKTVNQELTLLYWNIGKTINDDILKNDRADYGKKLVRNLSNELSNRYGSGFNKRNLHSFIKLNTIFQDITIVHTLCAQLSWSHIRNIIYIENQIKREFYIQMAIHERWSVRTLQERIDSMLFERTAISKKPEHTILNELKTLASEKKISPDLAFRDPYFLDFLGLHDSYSEKDLESSILAQLQYFITEMGSEFAFLARQKRIIIDNEDFYIDLLFYHRGLKSLVAIDLKLGKFKANYKGQMELYLRWLEKNEQKEGENKPIGLILCSEKSPEQINYLMLDNDAQIKVAEYLTLLPEKKLLLEKLEKAIAIAENINRK; encoded by the coding sequence ATGAACGAACTGGACACAAATGACGCTCCAAAACTATTAAATTCGATTATCGGTTTAATAGATCAAACGCGTCATGTTGTTGCCAAAACGGTCAATCAAGAATTGACTTTGTTATATTGGAACATTGGAAAAACCATCAATGATGATATACTAAAAAATGACAGAGCCGATTATGGAAAGAAACTTGTTCGAAATTTAAGTAATGAACTTTCTAATAGATATGGAAGTGGATTCAATAAAAGAAACCTTCATAGCTTTATAAAACTAAACACCATATTTCAAGACATTACAATTGTGCACACACTGTGTGCACAATTGAGTTGGTCGCACATTAGAAATATAATCTATATCGAAAATCAAATAAAACGAGAGTTCTATATTCAAATGGCAATTCACGAAAGATGGAGCGTTCGAACTTTGCAAGAACGGATAGACAGCATGCTTTTTGAAAGAACGGCCATCAGCAAAAAACCGGAGCACACTATTCTCAATGAGTTAAAAACATTGGCAAGCGAAAAGAAAATAAGTCCAGATTTAGCTTTTCGAGATCCTTATTTTTTAGACTTTTTAGGGTTGCACGATAGTTATTCCGAAAAAGATTTGGAAAGCTCCATCTTGGCACAACTTCAATATTTCATAACCGAAATGGGCAGCGAATTTGCTTTTTTAGCCCGTCAAAAAAGAATAATTATTGACAATGAAGATTTTTACATCGATTTACTGTTTTATCACCGAGGCTTAAAAAGCTTGGTTGCCATAGATTTGAAATTGGGAAAATTCAAAGCCAATTACAAGGGGCAAATGGAATTATATCTTCGTTGGTTAGAGAAAAACGAACAAAAAGAGGGCGAAAACAAACCCATCGGTTTGATTCTTTGCAGCGAGAAATCTCCAGAGCAAATCAATTATTTAATGCTTGATAATGACGCACAAATCAAAGTGGCTGAATATCTAACGCTATTACCAGAAAAAAAATTATTGCTAGAAAAATTGGAAAAAGCCATAGCTATAGCAGAAAACATCAACAGAAAATAA
- a CDS encoding phospho-sugar mutase, whose translation MEIKQNILDAVNEWLTPTFDATTQEAVKAMMTSSPKDLEESFYKNLEFGTGGMRGVMGVGNNRINKYTLGKSTQGLSDYLKVAFPNQPLKAVIAFDCRHNSKTLAKTVADVFSANGIQVYLFSDLRPTPELSFALKYLGCQCGIVLTASHNPPEYNGYKVYWEDGGQIVPPQDGDIINTIENLNYSQIKFDANEDLIQYIDAEIDQAFIKSTIENASFGTSQEAKNNLNIVFTSLHGTSITLIPDTFAQAGYPNVNIVEEQRVPNGDFPTVKSPNPEEPEALTLALALADKTNADIVVGTDPDCDRLGVAVRNNEGKMTLLNGNQTMILMTAFLLKEWKKAGKINGKQFVGSTIVSTPMIMELATAYGVECKVGLTGFKWIAKMIKDFPELEFIGGGEESFGFMVGDAVRDKDAVAATLLICELAAQVKANGSSVYKELQQLYVEHGFYKEHLISLTKKGMDGLAEINQMMVSLRENPIKEINGQRVIMLEDYKSSVAKNLLTGEEETMNIPKSDVLIYYTEDGSKICARPSGTEPKIKFYISVNTELDSVENFTEVETVLNDKIKNIIAAMQLS comes from the coding sequence ATGGAAATCAAACAAAATATTTTAGACGCAGTAAACGAATGGCTTACGCCAACATTTGACGCAACAACACAAGAAGCGGTCAAAGCAATGATGACTTCTTCGCCAAAGGATCTAGAAGAAAGTTTTTATAAAAATCTGGAATTTGGAACAGGCGGAATGCGTGGTGTTATGGGCGTTGGAAACAATCGCATCAACAAATACACCCTTGGAAAAAGTACCCAAGGCCTTTCGGATTATTTGAAAGTTGCATTTCCAAACCAACCTTTGAAAGCCGTTATTGCTTTTGACTGTCGTCATAACAGTAAAACTTTGGCTAAAACAGTTGCTGATGTTTTCTCTGCGAATGGTATTCAAGTGTATTTATTTTCAGATTTGCGACCAACTCCAGAATTGTCTTTCGCCCTAAAATATTTGGGTTGCCAATGTGGAATTGTATTGACGGCATCGCACAATCCACCGGAATACAACGGTTACAAAGTATATTGGGAAGATGGCGGACAAATCGTTCCTCCTCAAGATGGAGACATCATCAACACCATCGAAAACTTGAATTACAGCCAAATCAAGTTTGATGCCAACGAAGATTTGATTCAATATATCGATGCAGAAATTGACCAAGCCTTCATCAAATCGACTATCGAAAATGCCAGCTTTGGAACTTCGCAAGAAGCGAAAAACAATTTGAATATTGTATTCACTTCTTTGCACGGAACTTCAATTACTTTGATTCCCGATACTTTTGCGCAAGCCGGTTATCCAAACGTGAATATTGTTGAAGAACAAAGAGTTCCAAATGGTGACTTTCCAACGGTGAAATCTCCAAATCCTGAAGAACCTGAGGCTTTGACATTGGCATTGGCATTGGCAGACAAAACCAACGCTGATATTGTTGTAGGAACGGATCCAGATTGTGACCGTTTAGGAGTTGCGGTTCGCAATAATGAAGGCAAAATGACTTTGTTGAACGGAAATCAAACTATGATTTTGATGACTGCCTTTTTATTGAAAGAATGGAAAAAAGCGGGTAAAATCAACGGAAAACAATTCGTGGGTTCGACCATCGTTTCTACTCCAATGATAATGGAATTGGCGACAGCTTATGGAGTAGAATGCAAAGTAGGTTTGACCGGTTTCAAATGGATTGCCAAAATGATCAAGGATTTCCCGGAATTGGAATTCATTGGTGGTGGCGAAGAAAGCTTTGGATTTATGGTAGGTGATGCAGTACGTGACAAAGATGCCGTGGCTGCCACTTTATTGATTTGCGAATTGGCAGCTCAAGTAAAAGCCAACGGAAGTTCAGTTTACAAAGAATTACAACAACTGTATGTAGAACACGGTTTTTATAAAGAACATTTGATTTCTTTGACCAAAAAAGGGATGGACGGTTTGGCCGAAATCAACCAAATGATGGTTTCGTTGAGAGAAAACCCTATAAAAGAAATCAACGGGCAACGCGTGATTATGTTGGAAGATTATAAATCATCTGTTGCAAAAAATTTATTGACAGGCGAAGAAGAAACGATGAACATTCCAAAATCGGACGTGTTGATTTATTATACGGAAGATGGTTCGAAAATTTGCGCCAGACCAAGCGGAACAGAGCCAAAAATTAAATTTTACATCAGCGTAAACACCGAATTGGACAGCGTAGAGAATTTCACGGAAGTAGAAACTGTTCTAAATGATAAAATCAAAAATATCATTGCAGCAATGCAGTTGAGCTAA
- a CDS encoding glycosyltransferase family 2 protein: MNLTILIPLLNEDESLKELYTWIISVMKSNNYSYEIIFIDDGSTDKSWSIIEELAVENPNVKGIRFMKNFGKSQALHAGFAKAQGDVIITMDADLQDSPEEIPGLYEMITSQNYDLVSGWKKKRYDSVVAKNLPSKLFNWAARKTSGVQLNDFNCGLKAYKNVVVKNVEVSGEMHRYIPVLAKNAGFNKIGEKIVQHQARKYGETKFGMERFINGFLDLITIWFLSKFGKRPMHLFGAMGSAMFIIGFCSAGYIGISKLYHMYNGMKYTLVTNNPWFFIALTTMILGTQLFLAGFLGEIILRTKNNEERYKVSKEIN; this comes from the coding sequence ATGAATTTAACCATACTCATACCACTTCTCAACGAAGACGAATCCCTTAAAGAACTTTATACTTGGATTATTTCTGTAATGAAATCCAACAATTATTCGTATGAAATCATTTTTATTGATGACGGAAGCACTGATAAATCTTGGTCCATCATCGAGGAATTGGCAGTTGAAAATCCAAACGTGAAAGGTATCCGCTTCATGAAAAACTTCGGAAAATCACAAGCCTTGCATGCAGGTTTTGCCAAAGCTCAAGGTGATGTCATCATAACAATGGATGCCGATTTACAAGACAGTCCCGAAGAAATTCCAGGATTGTACGAAATGATTACGAGTCAAAATTATGACTTGGTTTCCGGTTGGAAAAAGAAAAGATACGACTCTGTTGTTGCCAAAAATCTTCCATCCAAATTATTCAATTGGGCTGCCAGAAAAACTTCGGGCGTACAATTGAACGATTTCAATTGCGGATTGAAAGCCTACAAAAATGTTGTCGTGAAAAACGTGGAAGTTTCGGGCGAAATGCACCGTTACATTCCAGTTTTGGCAAAAAATGCCGGTTTTAATAAAATTGGCGAAAAAATAGTGCAACACCAAGCCAGAAAATACGGAGAAACCAAATTTGGAATGGAACGCTTCATCAATGGTTTCCTGGATTTAATCACCATTTGGTTCTTGTCAAAATTTGGCAAAAGACCGATGCACTTGTTTGGAGCAATGGGTTCGGCAATGTTTATTATTGGATTTTGCTCGGCAGGATATATCGGGATTTCGAAATTATACCATATGTATAATGGAATGAAATATACTTTGGTTACAAATAATCCGTGGTTTTTTATTGCCTTGACAACAATGATTTTGGGAACACAATTATTCTTGGCAGGATTTCTTGGTGAAATCATTTTAAGAACCAAAAATAATGAAGAACGATACAAGGTTTCGAAGGAAATAAATTAA
- a CDS encoding DUF4199 domain-containing protein, which translates to MNEIIKKNGISYGIITGIVSTLITASIYSIDLNLFTAWWVTVLSIASYIIISIVLLTKTKKDLKGVFSFKDAFTTYFISAVIGILISVVFNILLFNFIDPSVKDAIKEISIKYAVEMMHKFNAPSSAINEAVKKLQENDQFSIVELIKGSVSSIVFSALFGLLLALIFKSKPTQE; encoded by the coding sequence ATGAATGAAATTATAAAGAAAAATGGAATTTCTTACGGGATAATAACCGGAATCGTAAGTACATTAATTACGGCATCAATATATTCTATAGACTTGAATTTGTTTACTGCATGGTGGGTTACAGTTCTAAGTATCGCTTCTTATATTATTATTAGCATCGTTTTGCTCACAAAAACAAAGAAAGATTTAAAAGGAGTTTTCTCTTTTAAAGATGCTTTTACTACTTATTTCATTTCAGCTGTAATTGGAATATTAATTTCAGTAGTTTTCAATATTCTTTTATTTAATTTCATTGATCCTTCTGTAAAAGATGCTATCAAAGAGATTTCGATAAAATATGCTGTCGAAATGATGCATAAATTCAATGCACCTTCATCGGCTATAAATGAAGCTGTAAAAAAACTTCAAGAAAACGACCAATTTTCGATTGTTGAACTCATAAAAGGTTCTGTATCTAGTATCGTTTTTAGTGCTCTTTTTGGATTACTATTAGCTTTAATCTTTAAAAGCAAACCCACACAAGAATAA
- a CDS encoding type B 50S ribosomal protein L31 encodes MKKGIHPENYRLVAFKDMSNEEVFITKSTADTRETITVDGVEYPVVKMEISRTSHPFYTGKSKLIDTAGRIDKFKTKYAKHGK; translated from the coding sequence ATGAAAAAAGGAATTCACCCAGAAAATTACAGATTAGTTGCCTTCAAAGACATGTCAAATGAAGAGGTTTTTATCACTAAATCTACTGCAGATACAAGAGAAACAATCACTGTTGACGGTGTTGAATATCCAGTTGTAAAAATGGAGATTTCTAGAACTTCTCACCCTTTTTACACAGGTAAATCTAAACTTATTGATACTGCAGGACGTATCGATAAATTCAAAACTAAATACGCTAAACACGGTAAATAA
- a CDS encoding GlmU family protein, translated as MNYILFDGPARNALLPFTFTRPVADILVGIMTIRQKWEMRLGSTTTTITEEYLSEKFPMVEMEDNVMINASFLPNTILAEMVANLETNQAIFKGDDVIAFHTHENQQAVDFETYEIIEFEGDCIRIEHTYDIFSKNGAAIREDFELLTEDRKSQPIPKSVNTIDKENIFIEEGAKLEFVTLNATNGPIYIGKNTEIMEGSVIRGPFALCEGATVKMAAKIYGATTIGPYSKIGGEVNNAVLFAYSNKGHDGFLGNSVLGEWCNIGADTNTSNLKNNYEEVKLWDYETESFQKTGLQFCGLMMGDHSKCGINTMFNTGTVVGVSANIFGAGFPRNFVPSFSWGGAAGITVYMTRKAFETARLVMSRRNIEFDEKEAAILQHVFDETKIWRKE; from the coding sequence ATGAATTATATACTTTTCGATGGACCAGCCAGAAACGCTTTGTTGCCTTTTACTTTCACGCGTCCAGTTGCCGATATTCTTGTTGGAATCATGACAATTCGTCAAAAATGGGAAATGCGTTTGGGTTCGACCACGACGACAATAACCGAGGAATATTTATCCGAAAAATTTCCGATGGTGGAAATGGAGGACAATGTGATGATAAACGCATCCTTTCTTCCCAACACTATTTTGGCTGAAATGGTTGCTAATCTCGAAACGAATCAAGCTATTTTTAAAGGAGATGATGTTATTGCTTTTCATACTCACGAAAATCAGCAAGCAGTTGACTTTGAAACTTACGAAATTATAGAATTCGAAGGCGATTGCATAAGAATTGAACATACTTATGATATTTTTTCCAAAAATGGAGCTGCTATTCGAGAGGATTTCGAACTTTTGACTGAAGATAGAAAATCGCAACCCATTCCTAAAAGTGTCAATACCATTGATAAAGAAAATATTTTTATTGAGGAAGGAGCAAAATTGGAATTTGTTACGCTAAATGCTACCAATGGGCCTATTTATATTGGAAAAAATACCGAGATAATGGAAGGTTCGGTTATTCGTGGGCCTTTTGCTTTGTGTGAGGGTGCTACTGTCAAAATGGCTGCAAAAATATACGGAGCAACTACCATTGGACCCTATTCCAAAATTGGCGGGGAAGTAAATAATGCTGTATTATTTGCCTATTCCAATAAAGGTCACGACGGGTTTTTAGGAAATTCCGTGCTTGGCGAATGGTGTAATATTGGTGCTGATACGAATACTTCCAACTTGAAAAATAATTACGAAGAAGTGAAGCTGTGGGATTATGAAACCGAAAGTTTTCAAAAAACAGGACTTCAATTTTGTGGATTAATGATGGGAGACCATAGCAAATGTGGGATTAACACAATGTTTAACACCGGAACTGTGGTAGGAGTGAGTGCTAATATTTTTGGAGCTGGATTTCCACGCAACTTCGTGCCAAGTTTTTCTTGGGGAGGTGCGGCAGGTATTACGGTTTACATGACCCGAAAAGCTTTTGAAACGGCTCGACTGGTTATGAGTCGCAGAAATATTGAATTTGACGAAAAAGAAGCCGCTATTTTGCAACACGTTTTTGACGAAACGAAGATTTGGAGGAAAGAATAA
- a CDS encoding type II toxin-antitoxin system RelE/ParE family toxin: MAKLKEVLSIQAENELEDALYFYDLISTKIGDNFLNQINACIESILLNPETYKLVFDVYRQAVVKKFPFVIIYTKIGSTILISAIFHTSKNPNKKFR, encoded by the coding sequence ATGGCTAAATTGAAAGAAGTCCTCTCCATTCAGGCCGAAAATGAATTGGAAGACGCATTATATTTCTATGATTTAATTTCCACAAAAATTGGAGACAACTTTCTAAATCAAATCAATGCTTGCATTGAATCCATTTTGTTAAACCCCGAAACTTATAAATTAGTATTTGATGTTTACCGCCAAGCGGTGGTTAAAAAATTTCCATTCGTCATCATTTACACAAAAATCGGCTCCACAATTTTAATTTCAGCCATTTTTCATACGAGTAAAAATCCAAACAAAAAGTTTAGATAA